One Cryptomeria japonica chromosome 9, Sugi_1.0, whole genome shotgun sequence genomic window carries:
- the LOC131071849 gene encoding uncharacterized protein LOC131071849 has product MMADHWWSFFGLETPNIQKLAIRILSQPCSTSGCERNWSMFEHIHSKRRNRLFVEKMNDLIFVHYNLRLRMRKNALVDISPIILDEVDLEAEWANENQIAPGTPTAIFSDDDIDWIDQVDIDAEVVAMAEEEQRARVETGNTETQSDTAVPDVGEHDTTAPDVGEHGMVSRGATMAAESSRTYFKRLRRGPGRESARPSEP; this is encoded by the exons atgatggcag atcattggtggagcttttttggcctagagacaccaaatattcagaagttggccattcgcatcttgagccaaccatgcagcacatcaggttgtgagcgcaattggagtatgtttgagcacatacactccaagaggcgcaatagattatttgtggagaagatgaatgatctcatctttgttcactacaacctccgcttgagaatgagaaagaatgcattagttgacatctctcctatcattctagatgaggttgatcttgaagcagagtgggccaatgagaatcagatagctcctgggactcctacagctatatttagtgatgatgacattgattggatcgaccaggtagatatagacgctgaggttgtagccatggcagaggaggagcagagagcacgagtagagacaggaaatactgagactcagagtgacacagctgttcctgatgttggtgagcatgacacaactgctcctgatgttggtgagcatggcatggtgtcacggggagcgactatggctgctgaatcatccaggacctactttaaacgccttcgcagggggccagggcgagagAGTGCACgaccctctgagccatag